The following proteins are encoded in a genomic region of Spirosoma sp. SC4-14:
- a CDS encoding polysaccharide biosynthesis/export family protein translates to MNRTCTYWNTFFACLSGWALSAGCFAQQPVKQKRDAIAYFQAMPGDSGTMAVDSIPPFRIQPGTELTINVATLNEELDALLNPHLQTTVANMTNNPDTKQLAGYLVDAKGYINFPVLGRVQLRNLTTFEAADLLASQLSKQANNPFVRVRVINFQVTVMGEVNRPVVLNVSREQMTIPEAISLAGDLTIYGKRENVLVIRQRAGKREFGQVNLQDRSVFRSPYYYLQPNDMIYIEPKKSKKAQAGRVFPFLPTIFSGTSLLVTIAVLFFRR, encoded by the coding sequence ATGAACCGTACTTGTACTTACTGGAATACTTTTTTTGCTTGTCTTAGTGGCTGGGCGTTGAGCGCAGGTTGCTTTGCGCAACAACCCGTTAAGCAAAAAAGAGATGCGATTGCCTACTTTCAGGCCATGCCCGGCGATAGTGGCACTATGGCCGTCGATAGCATACCTCCTTTTCGGATTCAGCCAGGTACTGAACTGACTATCAATGTGGCCACGCTCAATGAAGAACTGGATGCACTCCTCAATCCGCACCTTCAGACAACGGTTGCAAACATGACCAATAACCCTGATACAAAGCAACTTGCCGGTTATCTGGTCGATGCCAAAGGCTATATTAATTTTCCGGTTTTGGGTCGTGTGCAACTCCGAAACCTGACCACCTTCGAGGCCGCCGACTTGCTGGCTAGTCAGTTGAGCAAACAGGCTAACAATCCGTTTGTGCGGGTGCGGGTTATCAATTTTCAGGTAACTGTAATGGGAGAAGTTAACCGGCCCGTTGTGCTGAATGTTAGCCGGGAACAGATGACAATTCCCGAAGCTATCAGCCTGGCGGGCGATCTGACTATTTACGGGAAACGCGAAAATGTACTGGTAATCAGGCAGCGTGCTGGCAAGCGGGAGTTTGGGCAAGTGAATTTACAGGATCGGAGCGTGTTTCGGTCGCCCTATTACTATCTGCAACCCAACGATATGATCTACATCGAGCCTAAAAAATCGAAGAAGGCACAGGCGGGTCGGGTATTTCCATTTTTGCCCACCATTTTCTCCGGTACATCGCTGCTGGTAACCATCGCTGTACTGTTTTTTCGTCGATAG
- a CDS encoding polysaccharide biosynthesis tyrosine autokinase yields the protein MKTGLQGKGQFGQEYIKFLIVKYLKNWYWFVLAILLSIGTTYLILTSIKPVYSIQSSLLINMEDNSGSPAKEDILRELDIFSPSKNIEDEIEILKSYTLAEKVVNDLNLDVNYAIKERLHTRDIYKRSPVLITLLAPNEQEFGKEAEAELVPGGLKINDVTYPFNRPVSTVLGRILIRRNSAAVHPYAHILLTTTSKEEAIKSYIGRLKITQASRSSFVLRINLEDTSPERGVAFINRLIHWYDLSSLEYKNRTASNTLRFINDRLTIISRELTDVEKNIQNYKTRSGIVDLSAESTVFLNKVHENDTQLSQVTIQLGALDEIERYIASKSDKGNLAPATLGLENPVLTGLLGNLLDLEIQREKLIRSAPEGSAAVQVIDNQIRLVKANISDNTQSLRQILLNTRSKILASTRKVEAVIQTIPLKERVLLDISRQQGIKGELYTYLLQKREETALSLAAAVSDLRIVDAPKSNLEPIKPRKSAYYLFALVVGILVPIGLLWLLDFLNNKVTRKAEIEEITQIPIIGEVVLADIKSPLEVSPSSRSMLSEQIRALRANIHFLAPDDDENHQVLLITSSVSGEGKSFISLNLGASMAITGRRTILLELDLRRPKLHKYLGVKSAIGLSNFLIGQATLEQIIQPIANYPDLFFIPCGLLPPNPSELLGSKRMAELFAALREGFDVVIADTPPVGLLSDAYSVAPYTTSTIYILRHLYTNKAYLKTIETLYQEKRFRNMSLLINGIVTKKDYEYNYGYGSEYGYGYQTGYYDEEKKTVKTVVRKGVGVLSRFWK from the coding sequence ATGAAGACCGGTTTACAGGGAAAAGGGCAGTTTGGGCAGGAATATATTAAGTTTTTGATTGTCAAATACCTGAAGAACTGGTATTGGTTTGTGTTGGCCATACTACTCAGTATTGGAACGACATACCTGATTCTGACAAGCATTAAGCCTGTTTATAGCATTCAGTCGAGCCTGTTGATCAATATGGAAGATAACAGTGGCTCGCCAGCGAAAGAAGACATTCTGCGTGAACTCGATATCTTTTCACCCTCAAAAAATATTGAAGATGAAATAGAAATACTGAAGTCATACACACTGGCCGAAAAAGTTGTGAATGACCTGAATCTGGATGTTAACTATGCGATTAAAGAACGACTTCATACGCGCGACATCTATAAGCGTTCGCCTGTGCTGATCACATTGCTGGCTCCGAACGAACAGGAGTTTGGTAAAGAAGCCGAAGCTGAACTAGTGCCGGGAGGACTGAAAATTAACGACGTAACCTATCCATTCAACCGGCCCGTCAGCACCGTATTAGGACGTATTCTGATTCGCCGGAATTCGGCGGCTGTGCATCCTTATGCGCATATTTTGCTGACAACTACCAGCAAAGAGGAGGCCATTAAATCCTATATCGGCCGACTTAAAATTACGCAGGCCAGCCGGTCGTCGTTTGTGTTGCGGATCAACCTCGAAGATACCTCCCCCGAACGGGGAGTCGCGTTCATCAATCGGCTCATTCACTGGTACGATCTGTCATCGCTGGAATACAAGAATCGAACGGCCTCAAATACGCTGCGATTTATCAATGATCGACTGACTATTATTTCACGGGAACTGACCGACGTCGAAAAAAATATACAGAATTATAAAACCCGTTCGGGCATTGTCGACCTGAGCGCCGAATCGACCGTTTTTCTGAACAAAGTCCATGAGAACGATACACAGCTTAGTCAGGTAACGATTCAGTTGGGCGCATTAGACGAGATTGAACGATACATTGCCAGCAAGTCGGACAAGGGTAATCTGGCACCTGCTACATTAGGCCTCGAAAATCCGGTTCTGACCGGGCTGCTGGGGAATTTGCTGGATCTGGAAATTCAGCGCGAAAAACTGATTCGGTCTGCACCTGAGGGGAGTGCGGCTGTACAGGTGATCGACAATCAGATTCGGTTAGTGAAAGCCAATATTTCTGATAATACGCAGTCGCTTCGCCAGATTCTGCTCAATACACGCAGCAAAATTCTGGCTTCGACGCGGAAGGTTGAAGCCGTTATTCAGACGATTCCGCTGAAAGAGCGCGTATTGCTCGACATATCGCGGCAACAGGGAATAAAAGGGGAATTGTATACCTATTTGCTGCAGAAGCGCGAAGAAACGGCTCTTTCGCTGGCGGCTGCTGTGTCTGATTTGCGGATTGTTGATGCACCTAAAAGCAATCTGGAGCCAATTAAACCTCGTAAAAGCGCATATTATCTGTTTGCGCTGGTAGTTGGAATTTTGGTTCCGATTGGCTTGCTGTGGCTGCTGGATTTTCTGAATAACAAAGTAACGCGCAAAGCTGAGATAGAAGAAATAACCCAGATTCCTATTATTGGGGAGGTGGTTCTGGCCGATATAAAATCACCTCTGGAGGTAAGCCCATCGAGCCGTTCGATGTTGTCTGAACAGATACGGGCATTACGGGCTAATATTCATTTTCTGGCACCCGATGATGATGAAAACCATCAGGTACTGTTGATTACATCGAGTGTAAGTGGCGAAGGAAAATCGTTTATTTCGCTGAATCTGGGAGCCAGTATGGCCATAACAGGACGGCGTACTATCCTGCTTGAGCTTGATTTACGAAGGCCTAAACTACATAAATACCTGGGGGTAAAGTCGGCAATAGGGCTGTCGAATTTTTTGATTGGTCAGGCAACGCTGGAGCAGATTATACAGCCGATAGCCAACTACCCCGATCTGTTTTTTATTCCCTGCGGCTTGTTACCACCTAACCCCTCCGAACTACTCGGCAGTAAGCGTATGGCCGAGTTGTTTGCGGCACTGCGCGAAGGGTTCGATGTCGTCATTGCCGATACGCCACCGGTTGGCTTGCTTAGCGATGCATATAGTGTTGCTCCTTATACCACGTCTACAATTTATATTCTCCGGCACCTGTATACGAACAAGGCCTACCTGAAAACCATTGAGACGCTGTATCAGGAAAAGCGCTTCCGTAACATGAGTCTGCTCATCAATGGTATTGTGACGAAGAAAGATTATGAATACAACTATGGCTATGGTTCAGAATATGGCTATGGCTATCAGACTGGCTACTACGATGAAGAGAAAAAAACCGTAAAGACCGTAGTAAGAAAAGGAGTGGGCGTTTTGTCGAGATTCTGGAAATAG
- a CDS encoding glycosyltransferase, which translates to MITVLLIFWLLMVGIQLIYILFIFSRTAFWNASHSASAVSTAAPQPGVTIIVCARNELDNLTDLLPLLDQQNYPTFEVLVMDDRSSDGTLTFLENEITGLTHVRFIRIDREHEHVTPKKYAITIALKKAVYPIVLLTDADCRPATTEWLAQMVAPLTDQDKKLVLGFSPYQQQPGFLNLLIRAETLFTAVQYFSLALVGRPYMGVGRNLAYRTQLFFDNRGFYTHKNIVGGDDDLFVNEVATGQNTAICLDPDTFVWSRPKESWAEWQQQKRRHLNVGNYYKTGNKIRLGLQTSTHVLTWVLGLLVGLIILGYAIGYYTFTASEWLLLLIASGAFLFRIVAFWGIVGQISYKLAHTVHWAIMPAVDLLLAIYYGLSGLRMLFTRRQKRIYWR; encoded by the coding sequence GTGATTACTGTCCTGCTGATATTCTGGCTGCTTATGGTCGGCATTCAGCTTATTTATATTCTCTTTATCTTCTCCCGAACGGCTTTTTGGAATGCCAGCCATTCGGCTAGTGCGGTATCTACAGCGGCCCCGCAACCGGGCGTAACAATCATAGTCTGCGCCCGCAATGAACTCGATAACCTGACCGATCTGCTCCCATTACTAGACCAGCAGAACTATCCAACGTTCGAAGTGCTGGTGATGGACGACCGTTCGAGCGACGGCACGCTTACCTTTCTGGAAAACGAAATCACCGGTCTGACCCATGTTCGGTTTATCCGTATCGACCGGGAACATGAGCACGTTACTCCCAAAAAATATGCTATCACCATTGCCCTCAAAAAAGCCGTTTACCCCATCGTTTTGTTGACCGATGCCGATTGCCGGCCAGCAACAACCGAATGGCTTGCCCAAATGGTAGCCCCATTAACGGATCAGGACAAAAAACTGGTGCTGGGTTTTTCGCCCTACCAGCAGCAGCCCGGCTTTCTCAATCTGCTCATTCGGGCCGAAACACTTTTTACGGCGGTTCAGTATTTTTCGCTGGCGCTGGTGGGTCGCCCCTATATGGGCGTTGGCCGCAACCTGGCCTACCGCACACAGCTTTTCTTTGATAATCGCGGTTTCTACACCCACAAGAACATTGTGGGGGGCGACGACGACCTGTTTGTCAACGAAGTCGCTACGGGTCAAAATACGGCGATTTGCCTCGATCCCGATACGTTCGTCTGGTCGAGACCTAAAGAATCCTGGGCCGAATGGCAGCAACAGAAACGTCGGCATCTGAACGTTGGCAACTATTATAAAACCGGGAATAAGATTCGGTTAGGGCTACAAACAAGCACGCACGTGCTTACATGGGTGCTGGGCCTGCTCGTCGGACTGATAATTTTAGGGTATGCCATCGGCTATTATACGTTTACAGCCAGCGAATGGCTACTTTTGCTGATCGCTTCGGGTGCATTTTTGTTTCGGATAGTGGCCTTTTGGGGCATTGTGGGGCAAATCAGTTATAAACTGGCCCATACAGTTCATTGGGCCATTATGCCAGCCGTCGATCTGCTGCTGGCTATTTACTATGGCCTGAGTGGCCTCCGAATGCTGTTTACCCGACGCCAAAAGCGAATTTACTGGCGGTAG
- the tgt gene encoding tRNA guanosine(34) transglycosylase Tgt produces MTFSISAQDVQSKARTGTLTTDHGPIQTPIFMPVGTAGTVKTVHQRELETDINAEIILGNTYHLYLRPGLDVLKQAGGLHAFNGWRRPILTDSGGYQVYSLSNTRKIKEEGVTFKSHIDGSNHRFTPEGVMDIQRTIGADIIMAFDECTPYPCEYSYARQSMDMTHRWLDRCINRFDETEGLYGYRQTLFPIVQGSTYPDLRRQSAEVIASKEREGNAIGGLAVGEPAEEMYAMIELVNGILPADKPRYLMGVGTPANILEAIALGVDMFDCVMPTRNARHGILFTTEGVINIKNEKWSRDFNPIDPGLGGYASTFYSKAYLRHLFKAEELLAGQIATLQNLTFYLWLVRQARSHIETGNYVSWKNDVIGQFMQRL; encoded by the coding sequence ATGACTTTTTCAATTTCTGCTCAGGATGTGCAGTCGAAAGCGCGCACGGGTACGCTGACGACCGATCATGGGCCTATTCAGACGCCAATTTTTATGCCGGTTGGTACGGCAGGAACGGTAAAGACTGTTCATCAACGGGAACTGGAAACCGATATAAATGCCGAAATTATTTTGGGTAATACTTATCACTTATACCTGCGTCCGGGTCTCGATGTGTTGAAACAGGCGGGTGGGCTCCATGCATTCAATGGCTGGCGTCGGCCAATTCTTACCGATTCGGGAGGCTATCAGGTATATTCTCTCTCTAATACGAGGAAAATTAAGGAAGAAGGCGTAACCTTCAAATCGCATATCGACGGCTCGAACCATCGGTTTACACCCGAAGGGGTCATGGATATCCAGCGAACAATTGGTGCCGATATTATCATGGCTTTTGATGAGTGTACACCCTACCCCTGCGAATACAGCTATGCCCGTCAGTCGATGGACATGACCCACCGCTGGCTGGATCGGTGCATTAATCGTTTCGACGAAACTGAAGGGCTGTATGGGTATCGTCAGACACTGTTCCCCATTGTTCAGGGAAGCACCTATCCCGATCTGCGCCGACAATCGGCCGAAGTGATAGCCTCTAAAGAGCGGGAAGGCAATGCAATTGGGGGGTTGGCGGTAGGCGAGCCCGCCGAAGAGATGTATGCAATGATTGAGTTAGTGAATGGTATTCTACCGGCCGATAAACCCCGCTATCTGATGGGCGTTGGAACGCCCGCTAACATTCTGGAAGCAATTGCACTTGGTGTCGATATGTTCGATTGTGTAATGCCGACCCGTAATGCCCGGCATGGTATTCTGTTTACGACGGAAGGAGTTATAAATATTAAAAATGAAAAATGGAGCCGCGATTTTAACCCAATCGATCCGGGATTGGGTGGCTACGCCAGCACGTTTTATTCGAAAGCCTACTTACGCCATCTGTTCAAGGCAGAAGAGCTATTGGCCGGGCAAATTGCTACTTTACAAAATCTGACCTTCTATTTATGGCTGGTACGGCAAGCCCGAAGTCATATCGAAACGGGAAATTACGTGTCCTGGAAAAACGACGTAATCGGTCAATTTATGCAGCGATTGTAA
- a CDS encoding nucleotide sugar dehydrogenase: MHSSETKTNVRVGIIGLGYVGLPLALEFGKQYQTVGFDIDSRRVEELQGCYDRTREASTDDFRASRHIRFTTDPAELQPCTVFIITVPTPVDSYKNPDLTFLLRASKTVGKLLKKGDVVVYESTVYPGCTEEECVPVLEKASGLVFNTDFFCGYSPERINPGDKERTLTKILKITSGSTPETADFVNRLYSSIIEAGTYLAPTIKVAEAAKAIENAQRDVNISFVNELALIFDRMGIDTLDVLEAARTKWNFLNFRPGLVGGHCISVDPYYLAHKAQSLGYHPQVILSGRRVNDDMPLYVANKLVKKMSQHGIYLAGSRVLVMGVTFKENCPDIRNAKVPDIISELSSFGIEVDVYDPWAVADEVDHEFGIQLIEKPTEQAYDGIVVAVAHQEFRMMDMHSLTKDSNSVIFDLKAVLDRSVATLRI; encoded by the coding sequence ATGCATTCATCAGAAACAAAAACCAATGTAAGGGTTGGCATTATTGGCTTAGGCTATGTGGGATTACCGCTTGCCCTTGAATTTGGTAAACAGTATCAAACAGTAGGCTTTGACATTGATAGTCGGCGGGTTGAGGAGTTGCAGGGATGCTATGACCGGACCCGCGAAGCTAGTACCGATGATTTCAGAGCCAGCCGACATATCCGGTTTACAACCGACCCAGCAGAACTGCAACCCTGCACCGTTTTTATTATAACGGTTCCTACCCCCGTTGATTCCTACAAAAATCCTGATCTGACATTTCTGTTAAGAGCGTCGAAGACGGTTGGCAAACTTTTGAAAAAAGGTGATGTTGTGGTCTATGAATCAACAGTTTATCCCGGTTGTACGGAAGAAGAATGTGTTCCGGTGCTGGAAAAAGCTAGCGGACTGGTTTTTAATACTGATTTTTTCTGTGGCTATTCGCCCGAGCGGATCAATCCTGGCGACAAGGAACGGACGTTGACGAAAATTCTCAAAATTACATCTGGTTCAACGCCAGAAACAGCCGATTTTGTTAATCGACTCTACAGCTCCATCATTGAAGCAGGAACCTATCTGGCACCTACAATTAAAGTGGCCGAAGCTGCCAAAGCCATCGAGAATGCTCAGCGCGATGTGAATATCTCGTTTGTTAACGAGCTGGCGCTGATTTTCGACCGAATGGGTATCGACACCCTCGATGTGCTGGAAGCGGCCCGAACCAAGTGGAATTTTCTGAATTTTCGACCCGGTCTGGTTGGTGGCCACTGCATCAGCGTAGATCCTTATTATCTGGCTCATAAAGCGCAGAGCCTGGGCTACCACCCACAGGTGATTTTGTCGGGTAGGCGCGTCAACGACGATATGCCGCTGTATGTGGCCAATAAGCTGGTAAAGAAAATGAGCCAGCACGGTATTTATCTGGCAGGTAGTCGGGTATTGGTGATGGGAGTAACGTTTAAAGAAAATTGCCCTGATATCCGTAATGCTAAAGTGCCGGATATAATCAGTGAACTGAGCAGCTTTGGAATTGAGGTAGACGTCTACGATCCGTGGGCTGTAGCTGACGAGGTGGACCATGAATTTGGAATTCAGCTCATCGAAAAACCGACGGAACAGGCATACGATGGTATTGTGGTAGCAGTGGCCCATCAGGAATTTCGAATGATGGACATGCATAGTCTGACAAAAGATAGCAACAGCGTCATTTTTGATCTAAAGGCCGTGCTGGACCGGTCTGTTGCTACCTTACGCATCTGA